From Tripterygium wilfordii isolate XIE 37 chromosome 13, ASM1340144v1, whole genome shotgun sequence, the proteins below share one genomic window:
- the LOC120011812 gene encoding glycosyltransferase family 64 protein C4, with amino-acid sequence MRGSLLINRRLLQRFRQLAISSVGSVKIKLLLSCCIGFTLIALACRSSDFLRWTNQNASLDRSSSQRKGYAILINTWKRYDLLKQSISHYSSCAGIDSIHIVWSEPNPPSDSLVKYLNHVVQLNSRGGRRFELIFDINKEDSLNNRFKEIKDLKADAVFSIDDDVIFPCTSVELAFDVWQSAPDTMVGFVPRTHWLDQSESHRDYYIYGGWWSVWWTGRYSMVLSKAAFFHKKYLKLYTNEMPASIREYVTKNRNCEDIAMSFLVANATGAPPIWVKGKIFEIGSTGISSLGGHSEKRTRCVNRFAMEYGRMPLVSTFVKAVDSRNAWFW; translated from the exons ATGAGAGGAAGCTTGCTGATTAACCGTCGTTTGCTACAGAGGTTCCGGCAACTCGCTATCTCGTCCGTTGGATCGGTGAAGATCAAGCTCCTGCTTAGTTGTTGCATCGGATTTACGCTTATAGCGCTGGCTTGCCGCTCGTCGGATTTCTTGAGATGGACCAATCAGAATGCCTCTCTGGATCGGTCCTCTAGCCAAAG GAAAGGATATGCTATTTTGATTAACACTTGGAAGAGATATGATCTATTGAAGCAGTCCATTTCTCACTATTCATCTTGTGCCGGAATAGATTCCATACATATTGTGTGGAGTGAGCCAAATCCTCCATCAGATTCTCTtgttaaatatttaaatcatgtTGTACAGTTGAACTCTAGAGGTGGGCGGAGATTTGAGTTGATTTTTGACATCAACAAAGAAGACAGTTTGAACAATAGATTTAAAGAAATTAAGGACTTGAAGGCTGATGCTGTTTTCTCCATTGATGATGATGTTATATTTCCTTGCACATCAGTAGAACTTGCTTTTGATGTTTGGCAAAGTGCACCGGATACAATGGTGGGATTTGTGCCCCGCACTCATTGGCTCGATCAATCG GAAAGCCATAGGGATTACTATATCTATGGTGGATGGTGGTCTGTTTGGTGGACAGGTAGATATAGTATGGTACTCTCAAAGGCGGCGTTCTTTCACAAAAAGTATCTCAAACTGTACACAAATGAAATGCCAGCATCAATTAGAGAATATGTAACGAAGAACAG GAACTGTGAAGATATTGCAATGTCGTTTCTTGTTGCAAATGCAACTGGTGCTCCCCCAATATGGGTGAAAG GTAAGATATTTGAGATTGGTTCAACTGGAATTAGTAGTTTGGGAGGTCATAGCGAAAAAAGAACACGATGTGTCAACAGATTTGCTATGGAGTATGGGCGAATGCCATTGGTATCTACTTTTGTTAAAGCTGTTGACAGCCGCAATGCATGGTTTTGGTGA
- the LOC120011813 gene encoding probable aquaporin PIP-type 7a, whose protein sequence is MEGKEEDVRLGANKYSERQPIGTAAQIQDEGKDYKEPPPAPLFEPGELTSWSFYRAGIAEFVATFLFLYITVLTVMGVVKSNTKCSTVGIQGIAWAFGGMIFALVYCTAGISGGHINPAVTFGLFLARKLSLVRAIFYIVMQCLGAICGAGVVKGFMGHTQYGLLNGGANFVAPGYTKGDGLGAEIVGTFVLVYTVFSATDAKRSARDSHVPILAPLPIGFAVFLVHLATIPITGTGINPARSLGAAIIFNKDRGWDDHWIFWVGPFIGAALAALYHQVVIRAIPFQSK, encoded by the exons ATGGAGGGCAAAGAGGAGGATGTTAGGTTGGGAGCCAACAAGTACTCGGAGAGGCAGCCGATTGGGACGGCGGCTCAGATCCAAGATGAAGGAAAGGACTACAAGGAGCCACCGCCGGCTCCACTGTTCGAACCGGGCGAGCTGACCTCGTGGTCGTTTTACAGGGCTGGGATCGCCGAGTTCGTGGCTACTTTCCTGTTTTTGTACATAACGGTGTTGACGGTGATGGGAGTGGTTAAGTCGAACACCAAGTGCTCGACGGTCGGGATTCAAGGGATCGCTTGGGCTTTTGGTGGCATGATCTTCGCTCTCGTCTACTGCACTGCTGGAATTTCAG GGGGTCACATAAACCCAGCAGTGACATTTGGCCTGTTTTTGGCTAGGAAGCTGTCCTTGGTCAGGGCAATTTTCTACATAGTGATGCAGTGCCTTGGTGCAATCTGTGGTGCTGGTGTAGTCAAGGGCTTCATGGGTCACACCCAGTACGGTTTACTTAATGGTGGTGCCAACTTTGTTGCTCCTGGTTACACCAAGGGTGATGGACTTGGTGCTGAGATTGTTGGCACCTTTGTTCTTGTCTATACTGTCTTCTCTGCCACCGATGCCAAGCGCAGCGCCAGAGACTCTCACGTCCCT ATTTTGGCACCATTGCCAATTGGGTTCGCGGTGTTCTTGGTGCACTTGGCCACCATCCCAATTACCGGAACCGGTATCAACCCTGCTAGGAGTCTTGGTGCAGCAATCATCTTCAACAAGGACCGTGGGTGGGATGACCAT TGGATTTTCTGGGTTGGTCCATTCATTGGTGCCGCCCTAGCAGCTCTGTACCACCAGGTTGTGATCAGGGCCATTCCCTTTCAGTCCAAGTGA
- the LOC120011811 gene encoding uncharacterized protein LOC120011811 has protein sequence MRLHSLHSWNLTVPQSIYNIPKPACSGYCYSSMTNRSGIRSWGFGFRLVHQSTGFESCNSKGRGLKRFCTANFDEVSNDELSKQIEEFTENFSFCEDEHDSSNSKESSYAVSDAGNVLEGMNSRNMCSSTPFSVLNVEMLEPSLLGIKPEPPEWPERDEIVRIGIERKANCGDIPLSLRIIKKKRQWQEGFVDAGEFAYCSVKKAFSSMVFIIRELQTYALDIRQSLYCEDLQVIMFKVQREMNASFVWLFQQVFSRTPTLMVYVMILLANFTVHSMADNIVIAAVPSPKMLSSGTVSLLEQTNQESTLNSAVSLLDISDVGLVGNQGMALEEVRLWKSIVEAASRIQGESRFKNFDHETIKNLVSPVTVEIEPDDYEEYSRMDLLYQMSVAEEPNNPLLLTNYGQFLHLVAHDHDRAEECFKRAILLEPPDADALSLYADFLWVVRKDLCAAEERYQQAIEADPNSPHYISKYAYFLWGTGNKETCFPEVM, from the exons ATGAGACTGCATAGTTTGCATAGTTGGAATCTTACAGTCCCTCAATCAATATATAATATTCCAAAGCCTGCTTGTTCTGGATACTGTTATTCTTCAATGACCAATCGTAGTGGAATCAGAAGTTGGGGCTTTGGTTTTCGATTAGTTCATCAATCAACCGGTTTTGAGTCATGTAATTCTAAAGGTAGAGGTCTAAAGAGATTTTGCACTGCCAATTTTGATGAAGTTTCCAACGATGAGTTATCGAAACAGATTGAAGAGTTTACCGAAAATTTCAGTTTCTGCGAGGATGAGCATGACAGTAGCAATAGCAAGGAGAGTTCTTATGCAGTATCAGATGCTGGCAATGTTTTGGAAGGCATGAATAGCAGGAATATGTGTTCTTCGACGCCATTTTCTGTGTTGAATGTTGAAATGCTTGAGCCTAGTTTGCTTGGAATCAAGCCAGAGCCACCAGAATGGCCAGAGAGAGATGAGATTGTTAGGATTGGCATTGAACGCAAAGCAAATTGTGGTGATATTCCTTTATCGCTACGAATCATTAAGAAAAAACGACAGTGGCAAGAGGGTTTTGTAGATGCTGGGGAGTTTGCATACTGTTCTGTAAAGAAGGCCTTTTCTTCGATGGTGTTTATCATAAGAGAGCTCCAAACCTATGCCTTAGATATAAGGCAAAGCCTCTACTGTGAAGATTTACAAGTGATTATGTTTAAGGTTCAAAGGGAGATGAATGCATCATTTGTTTGGCTGTTTCAACAAGTCTTTTCAAGAACTCCTACTCTCATGGTCTATGTCATGATCCTTTTAGCTAATTTCACGGTGCATTCAATGGCTGATAATATTGTCATTGCAGCAGTTCCATCCCCTAAAATGTTATCTAGTGGGACTGTCTCATTGTTAGAGCAGACGAATCAAGAAAGCACACTGAATTCTGCTGTCTCCTTACTGGATATATCTGATGTGGGATTGGTTGGAAATCAAGGAATGGCTTTGGAGGAGGTGAGGTTGTGGAAATCTATTGTGGAAGCagcttcaagaattcaaggggAATCGAGATTTAAGAACTTCGATCATGAGACAATCAAGAACTTGGTGTCGCCAGTTACTGTTGAGATTGAACCGGATGATTATGAGGAATATTCTAGGATGgatcttctttaccaaatgagtGTAGCTGAGGAGCCAAATAATCCGCTTCTGCTCACAAATTATGGGCAGTTTCTACACCTCGTTGCTCATGATCATGACAG GGCAGAGGAGTGCTTCAAGCGTGCCATATTGTTGGAACCACCGGATGCTGATGCATTGAGTCTATACGCCGACTTCTTGTGGGTAGTCAGGAAAGACTTGTGTGCAGCAGAAGAGAGATACCAGCAAGCAATAGAAGCAGATCCTAACAGCCCACATTACATTTCAAAGTACGCTTACTTCCTGTGGGGCACTGGTAATAAAGAGACCTGTTTTCCTGAGGTTATGTAA